One part of the Desulfurellaceae bacterium genome encodes these proteins:
- a CDS encoding carbon-nitrogen hydrolase: MESSAAAVRVGLVQMTCGDEPGANLDKAVRRIEMAAGRGAQIVCLQELFCSVYFCQREDTSCFRLAEPIPGPTTETLSRVARDRQVVLIAPIFEKRAAGLFHNSAAVIDADGTLLGTYRKMHIPDDPLYYEKFYFTPGDLGFRTFATRYARLGVLICWDQWFPEAARLTALGGAQLLFYPTAIGWYHAECAEERQVQRHAWQTIQCGHAVANGVFVAAVNRAGTEDGLQFWGSSFVSDPFGRVLASAGTEDEETLVVSCDLGRIETVRQEWPFLRDRRIDAYANLTKRYLD, translated from the coding sequence CGTGTGGAGACGAACCCGGCGCCAACCTCGACAAAGCGGTGCGCCGCATCGAAATGGCCGCCGGGCGCGGCGCCCAGATTGTGTGTCTGCAAGAACTCTTCTGCTCGGTCTACTTTTGTCAGCGGGAGGATACCAGCTGTTTTCGGCTGGCCGAGCCGATTCCCGGGCCGACAACCGAGACCCTCAGCCGCGTGGCGCGGGACCGTCAGGTGGTGTTGATCGCGCCGATTTTTGAGAAGCGGGCGGCGGGTTTATTCCATAACTCGGCGGCGGTCATCGACGCCGACGGGACGCTGCTCGGCACCTATCGCAAGATGCATATTCCGGACGACCCGCTGTACTATGAAAAGTTCTATTTCACCCCGGGCGATCTGGGTTTTCGGACGTTTGCGACCCGCTACGCCCGGCTCGGCGTCCTGATCTGCTGGGATCAGTGGTTTCCCGAGGCCGCCCGCCTGACCGCGCTGGGCGGAGCCCAGCTGCTGTTCTACCCGACGGCGATCGGCTGGTACCACGCCGAATGCGCCGAGGAGCGTCAGGTACAGCGTCACGCCTGGCAGACAATCCAGTGCGGCCATGCGGTTGCCAACGGGGTGTTTGTGGCGGCGGTGAACCGGGCTGGCACGGAGGACGGCTTGCAGTTCTGGGGCTCCTCGTTTGTCAGCGACCCGTTTGGCCGCGTGCTGGCCAGCGCCGGAACCGAGGACGAAGAGACCCTGGTGGTCTCGTGTGACCTGGGTCGCATTGAGACGGTCCGTCAGGAGTGGCCGTTCCTGCGCGACCGACGGATCGATGCCTACGCCAATCTCACCAAGCGCTATCTCGACTGA
- a CDS encoding NAD-dependent DNA ligase LigA — protein MSVPQEIRAEVERLRSELRHYNHRYYVLDDPEVSDADYDRLFRRLSQLEAEYPQLQDPLSPTQKVGAPPLSEFAPVRHRVPMLSLSNAVNREEMQEFQDRLQRFLDTDEPIVYVAEPKIDGVAVELVYENGRFVTGSTRGDGTTGEDISHNIKTIRSVPLRLLDQGVPIPSHLELRGEVFL, from the coding sequence ATGTCGGTCCCCCAGGAAATCCGGGCAGAAGTCGAGCGTCTGCGCTCCGAGCTGCGCCACTATAACCATCGCTACTACGTGCTTGACGACCCGGAGGTGAGCGACGCGGACTACGACCGGCTGTTTCGGCGTCTGAGCCAGCTGGAAGCCGAATATCCTCAGCTCCAAGACCCGCTGTCGCCGACCCAGAAGGTCGGTGCACCACCTCTCAGTGAGTTTGCTCCGGTCCGGCACCGGGTGCCCATGCTGTCCCTGTCCAATGCCGTCAACCGCGAGGAGATGCAGGAGTTTCAGGATCGTTTGCAGCGTTTTCTCGACACCGACGAGCCAATCGTGTATGTGGCCGAGCCCAAGATTGACGGCGTAGCGGTCGAGCTGGTGTACGAAAACGGCCGCTTCGTCACCGGCTCAACCCGGGGCGACGGCACAACCGGTGAAGACATCAGCCACAATATCAAGACCATCCGGTCCGTGCCGCTACGCCTGCTGGACCAGGGCGTGCCCATTCCGAGCCACCTGGAGCTGCGGGGTGAGGTCTTTCTGT
- a CDS encoding agmatine deiminase family protein, with translation MPTPISPSAISTEIVAGQKPLGPARTPASLGLRLPAEWEPHAATWLSWPHNVETWPGRFAAIPPLFCAMVSALHLRERVHICVNDAAAGRAVVSRLARSGVDIDRLGVYAVPTNDAWARDHGPIFVTRRSRDRTELALIDWRFNSWGGKYPPWDLDDAVAGHIASRLAIPRFVPGLVLEGGSIDVNGCGTLLTTEACLLNPNRNPALSRQDIEAALRAFLGLDTIVWLGEGIVGDDTDGHVDDIARFVNPTTVVCAIEDDPLDPNYQPLQDNLARLRAATDQDGRRLTIIPLPMPEPVLSPDADTPRLPASYANFYIANGLVLVPTYDQPKDRRALDILRGVFPDVYRPGPGPGRDSLCDHATAGGRRRAAGEWS, from the coding sequence ATGCCTACGCCAATCTCACCAAGCGCTATCTCGACTGAGATCGTCGCCGGACAAAAGCCGCTCGGACCGGCCCGGACGCCGGCCAGTCTCGGCCTGCGGCTGCCCGCCGAGTGGGAGCCGCACGCGGCTACCTGGCTCTCCTGGCCGCATAATGTCGAGACGTGGCCGGGCCGCTTTGCCGCCATCCCGCCGCTGTTCTGTGCCATGGTCAGCGCCCTCCACCTCCGCGAGCGGGTGCATATCTGCGTCAACGACGCTGCGGCCGGCCGGGCGGTCGTCTCCCGGCTGGCACGGTCTGGGGTGGATATAGACCGGCTGGGCGTGTATGCAGTGCCGACCAACGACGCCTGGGCGCGGGACCATGGCCCCATTTTTGTGACGCGGCGGAGCCGGGACCGCACTGAACTGGCCCTGATAGACTGGCGTTTTAACAGTTGGGGCGGCAAATATCCGCCCTGGGATCTGGACGACGCGGTCGCGGGCCACATTGCGAGCCGGCTGGCCATTCCTCGCTTTGTCCCCGGGCTGGTGCTGGAGGGCGGGTCTATCGATGTCAACGGCTGTGGCACGCTGCTGACCACCGAGGCGTGTCTGCTGAATCCGAATCGTAACCCGGCTCTCAGCCGCCAGGATATTGAGGCCGCCCTACGCGCCTTTCTCGGGCTGGACACCATCGTCTGGCTAGGCGAGGGCATTGTTGGCGATGACACCGACGGGCATGTGGATGACATCGCCCGCTTTGTGAACCCGACCACCGTGGTGTGTGCAATCGAGGACGACCCGCTCGACCCCAACTACCAGCCCCTGCAAGACAACCTGGCCCGGCTGCGGGCCGCGACTGACCAGGACGGACGCCGGCTGACGATCATCCCCCTGCCGATGCCGGAACCGGTCCTGTCCCCAGACGCGGACACCCCCAGGCTGCCGGCCAGCTACGCCAACTTCTATATTGCCAACGGACTGGTCCTGGTCCCGACCTATGACCAGCCGAAGGACCGGCGCGCTCTGGATATTCTCCGGGGCGTGTTTCCCGACGTGTACCGACCTGGTCCTGGGCCTGGGCGCGATTCACTGTGTGACCATGCAACAGCCGGCGGCCGACGGCGCGCTGCCGGGGAATGGAGTTGA